In bacterium, a single genomic region encodes these proteins:
- a CDS encoding cell division protein ZapA — MKQDSSLKRVPIEVLGHQYFVRTDGDEEHVRRVADYVNNKSREIMEATHTISTVDLFIKVAINLADELLQERSAREMLREQVAQEVQDLIRGIDLHLKEVSEKP, encoded by the coding sequence ATGAAGCAGGACTCCTCTCTCAAGCGTGTTCCCATTGAAGTGCTGGGACATCAGTATTTTGTTAGAACCGACGGAGATGAGGAGCATGTGCGAAGGGTAGCCGATTACGTCAACAACAAAAGCAGGGAGATAATGGAGGCCACACACACCATCAGCACAGTGGATCTTTTCATCAAGGTGGCCATAAACCTGGCTGACGAGCTCTTGCAGGAAAGATCGGCCAGGGAGATGCTCAGAGAGCAGGTGGCCCAGGAAGTGCAGGATTTGATAAGGGGAATAGACTTGCACTTAAAGGAGGTCTCGGAAAAACCATGA
- the ribD gene encoding bifunctional diaminohydroxyphosphoribosylaminopyrimidine deaminase/5-amino-6-(5-phosphoribosylamino)uracil reductase RibD → MESESFMSRALALAARGRRWVSPNPMVGAVLVSGGRIIAQGYHRRFGGAHAEVEALRGFERCPKDAVLYVNLEPCCHHGKTPPCTQRIVQAGVRRVVVGVMDPNPLVRGKGVEELRKHGVEVTVGVLEERCRELNRVFFHWMENSLPWVTLKWAQSLDGRIATRAGDSRWISSEASRKMAHALRAEHDAVLVGAGTVRKDNPSLTVRHVRGRDPLRVILASDLNIPLDAKVLDKGSKDRACWVVCSQPVDQNKASALEKRGARLLICSRHPQGGVELNQMLKELSQEGISSILVEGGGYTITSFLRAAVAQRVVCFVAPMLLGEGVGAVGDLGLERVSQAVPLLNWRIRRLGPDLALEAFLPRENKSGLGAFGRAEEGGHREPAPGW, encoded by the coding sequence ATGGAGAGTGAGTCTTTCATGAGCCGAGCCCTGGCCCTTGCAGCCAGAGGCCGAAGATGGGTGAGCCCCAATCCCATGGTGGGAGCTGTGTTGGTCAGTGGGGGAAGGATCATAGCTCAAGGATATCACAGGCGTTTCGGAGGGGCGCACGCGGAGGTCGAGGCCCTCAGAGGCTTTGAGCGCTGCCCCAAGGATGCTGTCCTATACGTGAACCTGGAGCCTTGTTGTCACCATGGGAAAACCCCACCCTGTACCCAGAGGATAGTGCAGGCAGGGGTCAGGCGGGTGGTGGTGGGTGTCATGGATCCCAATCCCCTGGTTCGAGGAAAGGGGGTTGAAGAGCTTCGCAAACATGGGGTGGAGGTCACGGTGGGGGTCCTGGAGGAGCGTTGCAGGGAACTCAATCGCGTGTTCTTCCACTGGATGGAAAATTCCCTCCCATGGGTGACCCTCAAGTGGGCGCAGTCCCTGGACGGGCGCATAGCCACAAGAGCTGGGGACTCCCGCTGGATATCCTCTGAAGCCTCCAGAAAAATGGCCCATGCTTTGAGAGCAGAGCATGATGCTGTGCTGGTGGGAGCTGGAACCGTGCGCAAAGACAATCCCAGTCTCACCGTAAGACACGTAAGAGGCCGTGATCCTCTGAGGGTGATCCTGGCCTCGGATTTGAATATCCCCCTGGATGCAAAGGTCCTGGACAAAGGGTCTAAAGACAGAGCCTGTTGGGTGGTCTGCAGCCAGCCTGTGGATCAAAACAAGGCCTCGGCTCTGGAGAAAAGAGGCGCCCGCCTGCTTATTTGCTCCAGGCATCCCCAGGGGGGAGTGGAACTCAATCAAATGCTCAAGGAGCTTTCCCAAGAGGGGATCTCCTCCATCTTGGTGGAAGGAGGAGGGTACACCATCACCTCCTTCTTGAGGGCTGCAGTGGCGCAGAGGGTGGTTTGCTTCGTGGCGCCCATGCTCTTGGGCGAGGGAGTGGGGGCGGTGGGGGACCTGGGTCTGGAAAGAGTTTCTCAGGCTGTTCCCCTCTTGAATTGGCGCATAAGGCGACTCGGGCCAGATCTGGCTCTGGAGGCTTTCTTGCCCAGGGAAAATAAATCTGGCCTCGGGGCCTTTGGAAGAGCAGAGGAGGGCGGTCATAGAGAGCCGGCACCAGGATGGTAA
- the tmk gene encoding dTMP kinase produces MEEQRRAVIESRHQDGKKGFITFEGIEGSGKTSQLALLAQDLRGRGIRVRVTREPGGTPVGDLLRSIILGSQGKGMAPMTELFLIAACRAQHVTEVIGPALEMGEVVLCDRFTDATLAYQGYGRGLDLSLVREVSCLASGGMQPGLTILLDCPVEMGLERSRKRLAAEGKFLSEGRFEQEERSFHQRVRQGYLELAREDPERIKVLDASAPAEVVARAVSDQVMKHLGV; encoded by the coding sequence TTGGAAGAGCAGAGGAGGGCGGTCATAGAGAGCCGGCACCAGGATGGTAAGAAGGGCTTCATTACCTTCGAGGGCATAGAGGGAAGCGGCAAGACCAGCCAACTGGCCTTGCTGGCCCAGGATTTGAGGGGGAGGGGGATCAGGGTCAGGGTCACTAGAGAACCCGGGGGGACTCCTGTGGGTGATCTCCTGCGCTCCATAATTCTGGGCTCCCAGGGCAAGGGCATGGCACCCATGACAGAGCTCTTCTTGATAGCGGCCTGCCGGGCCCAGCACGTGACCGAGGTGATCGGGCCTGCCCTGGAAATGGGCGAGGTGGTCCTGTGCGACAGATTCACGGACGCCACCTTGGCTTACCAGGGCTATGGTAGGGGCTTGGATCTGAGCCTGGTCAGGGAAGTCAGTTGCCTGGCCTCAGGTGGAATGCAACCGGGCCTTACCATATTGCTGGACTGTCCCGTGGAAATGGGCCTGGAGCGCTCCCGCAAGAGATTGGCTGCAGAGGGGAAGTTCTTGAGTGAGGGGAGATTTGAACAGGAGGAGAGGTCTTTTCACCAAAGGGTGAGGCAGGGATATCTGGAGCTGGCCAGGGAAGATCCCGAGAGGATAAAGGTGCTGGATGCCTCTGCCCCTGCCGAGGTGGTGGCAAGGGCGGTTTCTGATCAGGTCATGAAACACCTGGGGGTTTGA
- the dusB gene encoding tRNA dihydrouridine synthase DusB, which yields MELSIGALRLANPLVLAPMTSFTDHPFREICASMGAGLLVTEMLSAEGLVRAKKPGRDLLPPSKRHGPVAVQLFGGFPNLLAEAARICQEEGADLVDLNMGCPVPKVVRRGAGAALLKDLPLAARILRAMRKKLSIPLTVKIRSGWTSQENVVLEMRRIAWDCGVDAMTLHPRARSETYAQPARWELLRALAENSPIPVIGNGDVRIAQDALHMLKATGCQGVMIGRGAIGNPWIFRQALGLLASEPCLPGPDSEEIWRVLKMHLEKILEHYGPQRALAPAKLHASKYIRGLEGSAFVRWRLSGSRELGELEQILEGFLTQKHHGRGGISEGFNLA from the coding sequence ATGGAGCTTTCCATAGGTGCTTTGAGGCTGGCAAATCCTCTTGTTTTGGCTCCCATGACCAGCTTCACGGATCATCCCTTCAGGGAGATCTGCGCCAGCATGGGGGCAGGCCTTCTGGTCACCGAGATGCTAAGCGCCGAGGGCCTTGTGCGGGCAAAAAAGCCCGGCAGGGACCTCCTGCCACCATCCAAGCGCCATGGGCCTGTGGCTGTTCAGCTCTTCGGAGGCTTTCCAAATCTCCTGGCCGAGGCTGCCCGCATCTGCCAGGAAGAAGGGGCCGACCTGGTGGATTTGAATATGGGCTGTCCGGTTCCCAAGGTGGTTCGAAGGGGGGCTGGAGCAGCCTTGCTCAAAGACCTGCCCCTGGCAGCCCGCATTCTGCGGGCCATGCGCAAGAAGCTGAGCATCCCCCTTACGGTGAAGATCCGATCAGGCTGGACATCTCAAGAAAACGTGGTCTTAGAGATGAGAAGGATTGCCTGGGACTGCGGTGTGGATGCCATGACACTGCACCCAAGGGCCAGATCCGAAACTTATGCCCAACCGGCCAGATGGGAACTGCTGCGAGCTCTGGCGGAAAACTCTCCCATTCCAGTGATAGGCAATGGCGATGTACGCATTGCACAGGACGCCTTGCACATGCTCAAAGCCACGGGTTGTCAAGGCGTCATGATAGGCAGGGGGGCCATTGGAAATCCCTGGATCTTTAGGCAGGCACTGGGGCTTTTGGCCTCAGAGCCTTGCTTGCCCGGGCCGGACAGTGAAGAGATCTGGAGGGTCTTAAAGATGCATCTTGAAAAGATTCTGGAGCACTACGGTCCCCAAAGGGCACTGGCCCCTGCCAAGCTTCACGCCTCCAAATATATCAGAGGCCTGGAAGGAAGCGCCTTTGTGCGTTGGAGATTAAGTGGCAGCCGCGAGCTGGGGGAACTGGAGCAGATCCTGGAAGGTTTCCTGACGCAGAAACACCATGGCAGAGGGGGGATTTCAGAGGGTTTCAACCTGGCATGA
- a CDS encoding stage 0 sporulation family protein: MRVLGVRFRENGKIYVFECGELECPLQEWVIVETEQGPALGWVAVEPWELDQQEGNTAALKKVLRRADKADLEQAQRLKEQKQRARQECLNLIKEFQLPMKLVEVEPLFDGSKIIFYFTAENRVDFRKLVKELARRFKSRVEMRQIGVRNEAKMLGGLGSCGRELCCASFLQEFEPVSVRMAKDQNLSLNPLKLSGVCGRLMCCLAYEHKMYQELKRRFPPVRKWVNTSKGPGKVKRVNVLTDKLVIENSQGQELEVELGEILEVLPSKPEET, from the coding sequence ATGAGGGTCTTGGGTGTCAGATTCAGGGAAAACGGCAAGATATATGTTTTCGAGTGTGGGGAGCTTGAGTGTCCCCTGCAGGAATGGGTGATCGTGGAGACCGAACAGGGCCCAGCCCTGGGATGGGTAGCGGTGGAGCCCTGGGAGCTGGATCAACAGGAAGGCAACACAGCCGCCTTGAAGAAGGTTTTGCGAAGGGCTGACAAGGCTGACCTGGAGCAGGCCCAAAGGCTCAAGGAACAAAAGCAAAGGGCCAGACAGGAATGTTTGAACCTCATAAAGGAATTCCAGTTACCCATGAAGCTGGTGGAGGTGGAGCCGCTTTTCGACGGGAGCAAGATAATTTTCTATTTCACAGCCGAAAACAGGGTGGATTTCAGAAAACTGGTCAAGGAGCTGGCCAGGAGATTCAAATCCAGGGTGGAGATGAGACAGATTGGTGTAAGAAACGAGGCCAAGATGCTGGGCGGGCTTGGAAGCTGTGGAAGGGAACTTTGCTGCGCCTCTTTTCTGCAGGAATTCGAGCCAGTATCTGTGCGCATGGCCAAGGACCAGAACCTCTCCTTGAATCCCCTGAAGCTCTCGGGAGTTTGCGGCAGGCTCATGTGCTGCCTGGCCTACGAGCACAAGATGTATCAGGAACTCAAGAGAAGGTTTCCCCCGGTGCGCAAGTGGGTCAATACCTCTAAAGGGCCCGGAAAGGTAAAGCGCGTCAATGTGTTGACGGATAAGCTGGTCATAGAGAACTCTCAGGGGCAGGAGCTGGAAGTGGAGCTGGGGGAGATCCTGGAGGTTCTACCTTCCAAACCCGAGGAAACATGA
- the holB gene encoding DNA polymerase III subunit delta', with product MSFSDIVGHQRIIAVLKKALGASRLAHAYLFVGPQGVGKSTTAREFAKAIQCVSRSQEACEHCIACRKVRDGTHPDVIWLERQGKQILVEQVRELQRRLMYRPLEGVHRVAILQDAQDLTLQAGNALLKLLEEPPADTVMVLLAVSEQSLLPTVVSRCQKLRFAPLPEATVSAYLIQRLGWEPQRAAQAARAAQGSIGRALLLEKEDVELLRNEARELLYSIQGLGLVELLEKAKMWALSRQEASARLEAMRSTTREMLLEELGAEDTDENISKRSYSLGRRKWLLEVWEMSGRALEALERNINPQLLLENLLAGIKARAGQLLPEPGATRKVG from the coding sequence TTGTCTTTTTCTGACATAGTGGGTCACCAAAGAATAATAGCTGTCTTGAAAAAGGCTCTGGGGGCCTCTCGGCTGGCCCATGCCTATCTTTTCGTGGGGCCCCAGGGAGTTGGCAAGAGCACCACAGCCCGGGAGTTTGCCAAAGCCATTCAGTGCGTATCCCGCAGCCAGGAGGCCTGTGAGCATTGTATTGCCTGCAGGAAGGTAAGGGACGGGACGCATCCTGATGTCATATGGTTGGAGCGCCAGGGTAAACAGATCTTGGTGGAACAGGTCAGAGAGCTTCAGCGCAGGCTCATGTATAGGCCCCTGGAAGGGGTTCACAGGGTAGCGATTCTCCAGGATGCCCAGGATCTGACTCTCCAGGCAGGCAATGCCCTTCTCAAGCTCTTGGAAGAGCCGCCTGCTGACACCGTCATGGTGCTTCTGGCCGTCTCAGAGCAATCCCTGCTGCCCACTGTGGTGTCACGCTGCCAGAAATTAAGGTTTGCTCCCCTGCCTGAAGCAACTGTGTCGGCTTATTTGATCCAACGGCTGGGATGGGAGCCTCAAAGGGCGGCCCAGGCAGCTCGGGCGGCCCAGGGCAGCATAGGAAGGGCCTTGCTTCTTGAAAAGGAGGATGTGGAACTCCTGAGAAATGAGGCCAGGGAGCTTCTTTACTCCATCCAGGGGCTGGGCCTTGTGGAACTGCTGGAGAAGGCCAAGATGTGGGCCTTGAGTCGCCAGGAGGCCTCGGCCAGGTTGGAGGCCATGAGGTCAACCACAAGGGAGATGCTCCTGGAAGAGCTGGGTGCAGAAGATACAGATGAGAACATTTCCAAGAGATCTTATTCCCTGGGGCGGCGCAAGTGGCTCCTGGAGGTTTGGGAAATGAGCGGGAGGGCCCTGGAGGCCCTGGAGCGAAACATCAACCCCCAGCTCTTGCTGGAGAATCTGCTGGCTGGGATCAAGGCAAGGGCAGGGCAGCTGCTTCCAGAGCCAGGCGCAACCCGGAAAGTAGGGTAA